In Bradysia coprophila strain Holo2 unplaced genomic scaffold, BU_Bcop_v1 contig_348, whole genome shotgun sequence, a genomic segment contains:
- the LOC119079869 gene encoding uncharacterized protein LOC119079869 isoform X1 — protein sequence MELPNIETCNRRKAPLLDLTTEVIDNGDEKSDIDPENVKKISCDATPVNDEIIDGNNMDLIRVVEAAAIHQSDTLNCDKREQMDCGEQSTNESSKAFAFTIDFSEGKPVDSKKFNNIVERFQKRHRRGVSLDKIDSPTQPVASKAKPPLKKTEQKSLETEKGVKLRDKSQLSVGRESEMRHSWSPRTSLSASSKGDDTIAKFVPKSATLQLALKDVGAKEKFKIFDMTPTDEVIDDFVCPQPPLEFDKGNSDNESVSEAGTYTLDGDNYTEEQKAMMNIDKLPKLSTIVCQEQTATVIQSISHNSPIKSKPKHQDLEVIDLETEAVHINRNSVVQTSSALDGKRDKPKTSYLEKLKSKVRTIGDRAFHKNKSPDKVVPSDLDIGNFTSVTASGVFSKKSSLDSALPPRMARKNSLTKSHIDSSEYIQRAGQVSEKLLNSYTDYEKARHHEYQLNIFSQDCSTDIEKENGLGIKAAETKEDWIQEWAKNARRNAQHLNASRNERAQSEAYAKQNYQSDEFGDNLERNYSPKSHKNRFNRYNDVDSNYKMYRPSSPKFSPKYLSRNDESPNYDDSEFIEPTPAPMTRSFSERKDNYNIQPFARPPISPTKIPSPMHSMTRPRSSSVSRSVHSSITDLDRSDTEMYLQKTAAAISTLQNIHRNSPQSPLSPSRPKLPSNFTSSPSIRRNQQRKAVPPTANDILYGSSQSLHKRNLSLDGSEYKPKYQLRDRMSSSYNDEGLNTILNLKQNHTRHNSYEDKTNQRTIDQTFAPQIAMRNHISSTTNKQQVVATKADTSARTPTSQIKRSSSFSTKQLVRPSSGVKTLTPKLAPKTSISSLQKSASSNSFKNMASKYEDNLNNEFYLNDEDDLDPNIYSSDSELSDMDNEKELITNTRYNKAFLIRLEQNKQKASAVQKQGSLACPNTPEMPRRGDIRARTSLRDRQSMPRDSSISRMKQEIPALSATKKALTTKDKEPGKKVVPKYLDISKYKPSQGNTFLKRDESKSTLVNKEIKRSASAFLNKSDVGRSSIRSVKSAVSTTNKQAAIQNAKEIELAMWRKRASYDPMKAAAEGKKKQELARRSSQQSKYCDNSSVVLRSQSFHSGVGQLNQRTNHSDDINRWTLISTESSEDEFLEN from the exons ATGGAACTTCCGAATATAGAAACTTGCAATCGCAGGAAAGCTCCGCTGTTGGACTTAACAACCGAAGTCATTGACAATGGTGACGAAAAATCGGATATTGATCCGGAGAATGTGAAAAAAATCAGTTGTGATGCTACACCCGTTAATGATGAGATCATAGACGGTAATAACATGGATTTAATTAGGGTAGTTGAAGCGGCAGCAATACACCAGAGTGATACGTTAAATTGTGATAAGCGCGAGCAAATGGATTGTGGTGAACAGTCAACAAACGAATCGTCCAAAGCATTCGCTTTCACGATAGATTTTAGTGAAGGCAAACCTGTAGATAGCAAAAAGTTCAACAACATTGTGGAACGATTTCAGAAACGACATCGCCGGGGTGTGTCACTCGATAAAATTGACAGTCCCACGCAACCAGTTGCTAGCAAGGCAAAACCTCCGCTGAAAAAAACGGAACAGAAGAGCTTAGAAACCGAGAAGGGAGTGAAACTCCGTGATAAGAGTCAATTAAGTGTCGGAAGAGAATCGGAAATGCGGCACAGCTGGAGTCCTCGTACCAGTTTATCGGCCAGTTCGAAGGGAGACGATACAATTGCCAAATTTGTACCGAAGTCTGCCACCTTGCAGTTAGCATTGAAAGACGTTGGAGCCAaggaaaagttcaaaattttcgatatgACTCCGACGGACGAAGTGATTGATGATTTTGTGTGTCCACAACCGCCACTGGAATTCGATAAAGGCAATTCGGATAATGAATCGGTTAGCGAGGCAGGAACCTATACGCTCGACGGTGATAATTACACGGAAGAACAGAAAGCCATGATGAACATTGACAAGCTGCCAAAGTTGTCGACAATCGTTTGCCAGGAGCAGACCGCAACAGTTATTCAATCGATATCGCACAATTCCCCAATCAAATCGAAGCCTAAACACCAAGACCTTGAGGTGATCGATTTGGAAACCGAAGCCGTTCACATCAACCGAAACAGCGTTGTGCAAACATCTTCCGCACTCGACGGAAAACGGGACAAGCCGAAAACGTCGTACTTGGagaaattgaaatcaaaagtCCGGACCATCGGAGACCGagcatttcacaaaaataaatcgcCCGACAAGGTCGTCCCTTCCGATTTGGACATCGGTAATTTTACCAGTGTCACGGCTAGTGGAGTGTTCAGTAAAAAGTCGTCTTTGGATAGTGCACTGCCACCCCGGATGGCGCGGAAAAACAGTTTGACAAAATCTCACATTGACAGTTCGGAGTACATACAGCGAGCGGGTCAAGTAAGCGAAAAGCTTCTGAATTCGTACACCGATTACGAAAAGGCCCGACATCATGAATATCAGCTGAATATCTTCTCGCAAGACTGTAGCACAGATATCGAGAAAGAAAACGGACTCGGAATCAAAGCAGCCGAAACGAAGGAGGATTGGATACAGGAGTGGGCGAAAAATGCTCGTCGCAATGCCCAGCATTTGAATGCATCCCGTAACGAGCGAGCACAATCCGAAGCTTACGCCAAACAAAACTATCAGTCCGATGAGTTCGGTGACAACCTTGAACGCAACTATTCGCCGAAATCTCATAAAAACCGATTCAACCGCTACAACGACGTAGACTCGAACTACAAAATGTACCGGCCCAGTTCACCGAAATTCTCTCCGAAATATCTCAGTCGTAACGACGAATCGCCAAACTACGATGACTCTGAGTTCATCGAGCCTACGCCAGCGCCTATGACCCGATCATTTTCGGAACGAAAGGATAACTACAACATTCAACCGTTCGCTCGGCCACCAATCAGTCCAACCAAAATTCCATCACCAATGCATTCGATGACCCGACCGAGAAGTTCAAGCGTTAGTCGCAGTGTGCACAGCAGCATCACAGATCTGGACCGAAGTGACACGGAAATGTATCTGCAGAAAACGGCTGCGGCAATTTCAACACTTCAAAACATTCATCGGAATTCACCTCAAAGTCCACTCAGTCCATCTCGACCGAAACTTCCATCCAATTTCACGTCATCGCCGTCGATCCGACGAAATCAACAACGAAAAGCAGTTCCTCCTACAGCCAACGATATCCTGTACGGTTCGTCTCAGTCATTGCACAAACGTAATCTGTCCCTGGATGGCAGCGAGTATAAGCCAAAGTATCAATTACGCGATCGGATGTCCAGCAGTTACAATGACGAAGGATTgaacacaattttaaatttgaaacaaaaccaCACCAGACACAATTCCTACGAAGACAAAACCAATCAACGCACTATCGATCAAACATTCGCTCCGCAAATAGCCATGCGCAACCACATTTcgtcgacaacaaacaaacaacaagTGGTGGCAACCAAGGCTGACACATCAGCACGAACACCAACCAGCCAAATCAAGCGTTCTAGCTCATTTTCGACGAAACAGTTGGTACGACCGTCTTCGGGTGTGAAGACGCTAACACCGAAACTGGCACCAAAGACATCAATTTCTAGTCTTCAAAAATCGGCGAGCAGCAACAGTTTCAAGAACATGGCATCTAAGTACGAGGACAATTTGAACAATGAATTTTACTTGAACGACGAAGACGACTTGGATCCGAACATTTATTCTTCCGATTCGGAGCTGAGTGATATGGACAATGAGAAGGAGCTGATAACGAACACTCGGTACAACAAG GCTTTCCTGATCCGATTGGagcaaaacaaacagaaagcATCGGCCGTACAGAAACAGGGCTCGTTGGCATGCCCAAATACACCCGAAATGCCGAGACGCGGTGATATACGTGCGAGAACGTCATTGCGTGATCGACAGTCCATGCCCCGTGATTCTAGTATTAGTCGAATGAAACAGGAAATACCAGCGTTGAGTGCCACCAAGAAAGCACTAACGACTAAGGATAAAGAACCCGGCAAGAAGGTCGTGCCGAAGTATTTGGACATTTCTAAGTACAAACCGAGTCAGGGCAACACCTTTCTCAAACGGGACGAATCGAAGAGTACGCTGGTCAACAAGGAAATCAAACGCAGTGCGAGTGCGTTCCTAAACAAATCGGATGTGGGCCGGTCGAGCATACGAAGTGTAAAGTCTGCAGTGTCGACAACGAATAAACAGGCGGCTATACAAA ATGCCAAAGAGATCGAATTGGCGATGTGGCGTAAACGGGCGAGCTATGATCCAATGAAAGCGGCAGCTGAGGGAAAGAAGAAACAGGAGCTCGCTAGACGAAGTTCCCAGCAAAGTAAATATTGTGATAACAG TTCTGTAGTCTTGCGATCACAATCTTTTCACAGTGGCGTAGGTCAATTAAATCAACGTACTAATCACAGCGATGATATCAATCGTTGGACACTAATATCAACCGAATCGAGTGAAgatgaatttttggaaaattag
- the LOC119079869 gene encoding uncharacterized protein LOC119079869 isoform X5 codes for MELPNIETCNRRKAPLLDLTTEVIDNGDEKSDIDPENVKKISCDATPVNDEIIDGNNMDLIRVVEAAAIHQSDTLNCDKREQMDCGEQSTNESSKAFAFTIDFSEGKPVDSKKFNNIVERFQKRHRRGVSLDKIDSPTQPVASKAKPPLKKTEQKSLETEKGVKLRDKSQLSVGRESEMRHSWSPRTSLSASSKGDDTIAKFVPKSATLQLALKDVGAKEKFKIFDMTPTDEVIDDFVCPQPPLEFDKGNSDNESVSEAGTYTLDGDNYTEEQKAMMNIDKLPKLSTIVCQEQTATVIQSISHNSPIKSKPKHQDLEVIDLETEAVHINRNSVVQTSSALDGKRDKPKTSYLEKLKSKVRTIGDRAFHKNKSPDKVVPSDLDIGNFTSVTASGVFSKKSSLDSALPPRMARKNSLTKSHIDSSEYIQRAGQVSEKLLNSYTDYEKARHHEYQLNIFSQDCSTDIEKENGLGIKAAETKEDWIQEWAKNARRNAQHLNASRNERAQSEAYAKQNYQSDEFGDNLERNYSPKSHKNRFNRYNDVDSNYKMYRPSSPKFSPKYLSRNDESPNYDDSEFIEPTPAPMTRSFSERKDNYNIQPFARPPISPTKIPSPMHSMTRPRSSSVSRSVHSSITDLDRSDTEMYLQKTAAAISTLQNIHRNSPQSPLSPSRPKLPSNFTSSPSIRRNQQRKAVPPTANDILYGSSQSLHKRNLSLDGSEYKPKYQLRDRMSSSYNDEGLNTILNLKQNHTRHNSYEDKTNQRTIDQTFAPQIAMRNHISSTTNKQQVVATKADTSARTPTSQIKRSSSFSTKQLVRPSSGVKTLTPKLAPKTSISSLQKSASSNSFKNMASKYEDNLNNEFYLNDEDDLDPNIYSSDSELSDMDNEKELITNTRYNKAFLIRLEQNKQKASAVQKQGSLACPNTPEMPRRGDIRARTSLRDRQSMPRDSSISRMKQEIPALSATKKALTTKDKEPGKKVVPKYLDISKYKPSQGNTFLKRDESKSTLVNKEIKRSASAFLNKSDVGRSSIRSVKSAVSTTNKQAAIQNAKEIELAMWRKRASYDPMKAAAEGKKKQELARRSSQQIL; via the exons ATGGAACTTCCGAATATAGAAACTTGCAATCGCAGGAAAGCTCCGCTGTTGGACTTAACAACCGAAGTCATTGACAATGGTGACGAAAAATCGGATATTGATCCGGAGAATGTGAAAAAAATCAGTTGTGATGCTACACCCGTTAATGATGAGATCATAGACGGTAATAACATGGATTTAATTAGGGTAGTTGAAGCGGCAGCAATACACCAGAGTGATACGTTAAATTGTGATAAGCGCGAGCAAATGGATTGTGGTGAACAGTCAACAAACGAATCGTCCAAAGCATTCGCTTTCACGATAGATTTTAGTGAAGGCAAACCTGTAGATAGCAAAAAGTTCAACAACATTGTGGAACGATTTCAGAAACGACATCGCCGGGGTGTGTCACTCGATAAAATTGACAGTCCCACGCAACCAGTTGCTAGCAAGGCAAAACCTCCGCTGAAAAAAACGGAACAGAAGAGCTTAGAAACCGAGAAGGGAGTGAAACTCCGTGATAAGAGTCAATTAAGTGTCGGAAGAGAATCGGAAATGCGGCACAGCTGGAGTCCTCGTACCAGTTTATCGGCCAGTTCGAAGGGAGACGATACAATTGCCAAATTTGTACCGAAGTCTGCCACCTTGCAGTTAGCATTGAAAGACGTTGGAGCCAaggaaaagttcaaaattttcgatatgACTCCGACGGACGAAGTGATTGATGATTTTGTGTGTCCACAACCGCCACTGGAATTCGATAAAGGCAATTCGGATAATGAATCGGTTAGCGAGGCAGGAACCTATACGCTCGACGGTGATAATTACACGGAAGAACAGAAAGCCATGATGAACATTGACAAGCTGCCAAAGTTGTCGACAATCGTTTGCCAGGAGCAGACCGCAACAGTTATTCAATCGATATCGCACAATTCCCCAATCAAATCGAAGCCTAAACACCAAGACCTTGAGGTGATCGATTTGGAAACCGAAGCCGTTCACATCAACCGAAACAGCGTTGTGCAAACATCTTCCGCACTCGACGGAAAACGGGACAAGCCGAAAACGTCGTACTTGGagaaattgaaatcaaaagtCCGGACCATCGGAGACCGagcatttcacaaaaataaatcgcCCGACAAGGTCGTCCCTTCCGATTTGGACATCGGTAATTTTACCAGTGTCACGGCTAGTGGAGTGTTCAGTAAAAAGTCGTCTTTGGATAGTGCACTGCCACCCCGGATGGCGCGGAAAAACAGTTTGACAAAATCTCACATTGACAGTTCGGAGTACATACAGCGAGCGGGTCAAGTAAGCGAAAAGCTTCTGAATTCGTACACCGATTACGAAAAGGCCCGACATCATGAATATCAGCTGAATATCTTCTCGCAAGACTGTAGCACAGATATCGAGAAAGAAAACGGACTCGGAATCAAAGCAGCCGAAACGAAGGAGGATTGGATACAGGAGTGGGCGAAAAATGCTCGTCGCAATGCCCAGCATTTGAATGCATCCCGTAACGAGCGAGCACAATCCGAAGCTTACGCCAAACAAAACTATCAGTCCGATGAGTTCGGTGACAACCTTGAACGCAACTATTCGCCGAAATCTCATAAAAACCGATTCAACCGCTACAACGACGTAGACTCGAACTACAAAATGTACCGGCCCAGTTCACCGAAATTCTCTCCGAAATATCTCAGTCGTAACGACGAATCGCCAAACTACGATGACTCTGAGTTCATCGAGCCTACGCCAGCGCCTATGACCCGATCATTTTCGGAACGAAAGGATAACTACAACATTCAACCGTTCGCTCGGCCACCAATCAGTCCAACCAAAATTCCATCACCAATGCATTCGATGACCCGACCGAGAAGTTCAAGCGTTAGTCGCAGTGTGCACAGCAGCATCACAGATCTGGACCGAAGTGACACGGAAATGTATCTGCAGAAAACGGCTGCGGCAATTTCAACACTTCAAAACATTCATCGGAATTCACCTCAAAGTCCACTCAGTCCATCTCGACCGAAACTTCCATCCAATTTCACGTCATCGCCGTCGATCCGACGAAATCAACAACGAAAAGCAGTTCCTCCTACAGCCAACGATATCCTGTACGGTTCGTCTCAGTCATTGCACAAACGTAATCTGTCCCTGGATGGCAGCGAGTATAAGCCAAAGTATCAATTACGCGATCGGATGTCCAGCAGTTACAATGACGAAGGATTgaacacaattttaaatttgaaacaaaaccaCACCAGACACAATTCCTACGAAGACAAAACCAATCAACGCACTATCGATCAAACATTCGCTCCGCAAATAGCCATGCGCAACCACATTTcgtcgacaacaaacaaacaacaagTGGTGGCAACCAAGGCTGACACATCAGCACGAACACCAACCAGCCAAATCAAGCGTTCTAGCTCATTTTCGACGAAACAGTTGGTACGACCGTCTTCGGGTGTGAAGACGCTAACACCGAAACTGGCACCAAAGACATCAATTTCTAGTCTTCAAAAATCGGCGAGCAGCAACAGTTTCAAGAACATGGCATCTAAGTACGAGGACAATTTGAACAATGAATTTTACTTGAACGACGAAGACGACTTGGATCCGAACATTTATTCTTCCGATTCGGAGCTGAGTGATATGGACAATGAGAAGGAGCTGATAACGAACACTCGGTACAACAAG GCTTTCCTGATCCGATTGGagcaaaacaaacagaaagcATCGGCCGTACAGAAACAGGGCTCGTTGGCATGCCCAAATACACCCGAAATGCCGAGACGCGGTGATATACGTGCGAGAACGTCATTGCGTGATCGACAGTCCATGCCCCGTGATTCTAGTATTAGTCGAATGAAACAGGAAATACCAGCGTTGAGTGCCACCAAGAAAGCACTAACGACTAAGGATAAAGAACCCGGCAAGAAGGTCGTGCCGAAGTATTTGGACATTTCTAAGTACAAACCGAGTCAGGGCAACACCTTTCTCAAACGGGACGAATCGAAGAGTACGCTGGTCAACAAGGAAATCAAACGCAGTGCGAGTGCGTTCCTAAACAAATCGGATGTGGGCCGGTCGAGCATACGAAGTGTAAAGTCTGCAGTGTCGACAACGAATAAACAGGCGGCTATACAAA ATGCCAAAGAGATCGAATTGGCGATGTGGCGTAAACGGGCGAGCTATGATCCAATGAAAGCGGCAGCTGAGGGAAAGAAGAAACAGGAGCTCGCTAGACGAAGTTCCCAGCAAA TTCTGTAG